Proteins encoded by one window of Arabidopsis thaliana chromosome 2, partial sequence:
- the GLR2 gene encoding glutamate receptor 2 (glutamate receptor 2 (GLR2); FUNCTIONS IN: intracellular ligand-gated ion channel activity; INVOLVED IN: cellular calcium ion homeostasis, response to light stimulus, stomatal movement; LOCATED IN: endomembrane system, membrane; EXPRESSED IN: 14 plant structures; EXPRESSED DURING: 4 anthesis, F mature embryo stage, petal differentiation and expansion stage, E expanded cotyledon stage, D bilateral stage; CONTAINS InterPro DOMAIN/s: Extracellular solute-binding protein, family 3 (InterPro:IPR001638), Ionotropic glutamate receptor (InterPro:IPR001320), Glutamate receptor-related (InterPro:IPR015683), Extracellular ligand-binding receptor (InterPro:IPR001828), Ionotropic glutamate-like receptor, plant (InterPro:IPR017103); BEST Arabidopsis thaliana protein match is: glutamate receptor 2 (TAIR:AT4G35290.1); Has 6275 Blast hits to 6137 proteins in 506 species: Archae - 28; Bacteria - 848; Metazoa - 4591; Fungi - 0; Plants - 633; Viruses - 0; Other Eukaryotes - 175 (source: NCBI BLink).): MLSSMNWVLLSFIIVLGGGLLLSEGASSSRPPVIKVGAIFGLNTMYGETANIAFKAAEEDVNSDPSFLGGSKLRILMNDAKRSGFLSIMGALQFMETDVVAIIGPQTSIMAHVLSHLANELTVPMLSFTALDPTLSPLQFPFFVQTAPSDLFLMRAIAEMITYYGWSDVVALYNDDDNSRNGVTALGDELEERRCKISYKAVLPLDVVITSPVEIIEELIKIRGMESRVIVVNTFPNTGKMIFKEAERLGMMEKGYVWIATTWLSSVLDSNLPLDTKLVNGVLTLRLHTPDSRKKRDFAARWKNKLSNNKTIGLNVYGLYAYDTVWIIARAVKTLLEAGGNLSFSNDAKLGSLKGEALNLSALSRFDQGSQLLDYIVHTKMSGLTGPVQFHPDRSMLQPSYDIINLVDDRVHQIGYWSNYSGLSIVPPESFYSKPPNRSSSNQHLNSVTWPGGTSVTPRGWIFRNNGRRLRIGVPDRASFKDFVSRVNGSSNKVQGYCIDVFEAAVKLLSYPVPHEFIFFGDGLTNPNYNELVNKVTTGVDFDAVVGDIAIVTKRTRIVDFTQPYIESGLVVVAPVTRLNENPWAFLRPFTLPMWAVTASFFVIVGAAIWILEHRINDEFRGPPRRQIITILWFTFSTMFFSHRETTVSTLGRMVLLIWLFVVLIITSSYTASLTSILTVQQLNSPIKGVDTLISSTGRIGFQVGSFAENYMTDELNIASSRLVPLASPEEYANALQNGTVAAIVDERPYIDLFLSDYCKFAIRGQEFTRCGWGFAFPRDSPLAVDMSTAILGLSETGELQKIHDRWLSKSNCSSPHGSQSGDSEQLNVHSFWGMFLVVGIACLVALFIHFFKIIRDFCKDTPEVVVEEAIPSPKSSRLTKLQTFLAFVDEKEEETKRRLKRKRNNDHSMNANSIISRTASRRPI, encoded by the exons aTGTTAAGCTCAATGAATTGGGTTCTATTGAGCTTCATCATTGTTCTTGGTGGTGGGTTGCTACTTTCAGAGGGAGCTTCTAGTTCTAGGCCTCCTGTTATTAAAGTTGGTGCTATATTTGGTTTAAACACCATGTACGGTGAAACTGCAAATATCGCCTTTAAAGCTGCTGAGGAAGATGTTAACTCTGATCCTAGCTTCCTTGGTGGATCGAAATTGCGGATTTTGATGAATGATGCTAAACGTAGTGGCTTCCTCAGCATCATGGGAG CATTGCAATTCATGGAGACTGATGTAGTGGCTATAATTGGTCCACAGACATCAATAATGGCTCATGTGTTGTCTCATCTTGCCAATGAGCTTACTGTTCCGATGTTGTCATTTACAGCTCTTGACCCTACCCTCTCTCCACTCCAATTCCCATTCTTTGTCCAAACAGCACCTAGTGATCTGTTTCTGATGCGTGCCATTGCAGAGATGATCACTTACTATGGCTGGTCAGATGTGGTGGCATTatataatgatgatgataatagtAGAAATGGCGTTACAGCGTTAGGCGATGAGCTTGAAGAGAGGCGTTGCAAGATTTCTTACAAGGCAGTACTTCCTTTGGATGTTGTGATTACTAGTCCAGTTGAGATTATAGAGGAGTTGATTAAGATACGGGGAATGGAGTCTCGGGTAATCGTTGTGAACACTTTCCCAAATACAGGCAAGATGATCTTTAAGGAAGCAGAGAGATTAGGGATGATGGAGAAAGGTTATGTTTGGATAGCTACAACTTGGTTGTCTTCTGTGCTAGATTCAAATTTGCCTTTGGATACCAAATTAGTCAATGGAGTTCTTACACTGCGTCTTCACACGCCAGATTCTAGAAAGAAGAGGGACTTTGCAGCACGGTGGAAGAACAAGTTGAGTAATAATAAGACTATTGGGTTAAATGTCTATGGTCTGTATGCTTATGATACTGTCTGGATCATTGCTCGAGCCGTTAAGACACTTTTGGAAGCTGGAGgtaatctttctttctccaatgATGCAAAGTTAGGCAGCTTGAAAGGTGAGGCGTTGAATCTAAGTGCATTAAGCAGATTTGATCAAGGATCACAACTTCTTGATTATATTGTGCATACAAAGATGTCTGGTCTAACTGGTCCGGTTCAATTTCATCCAGACAGATCAATGCTACAGCCTTCATATGATATTATCAACTTGGTTGATGACCGGGTTCACCAAATAGGTTACTGGTCTAACTATTCTGGTCTTTCTATTGTACCGCCTGAATCATTTTACAGCAAACCTCCTAACCGTTCTAGCTCAAACCAACATCTGAACTCTGTAACTTGGCCTGGTGGTACTTCAGTTACGCCTCGTGGATGGATTTTTCGTAACAATGGAAGGCGGCTAAGAATTGGTGTTCCTGATAGAGCAAGCTTCAAGGACTTTGTTTCAAGGGTCAATGGAAGTAGCAACAAAGTTCAAGGATATTGCATTGATGTATTTGAAGCTGCAGTGAAACTGCTTTCTTATCCGGTTCCTCACGAGTTCATCTTTTTCGGAGATGGTTTGACGAATCCAAACTACAATGAGCTGGTCAACAAGGTCACCACTGGGGTTGACTTTGATGCTGTTGTAGGCGACATAGCCATTGTCACCAAACGGACCAGGATTGTGGATTTCACCCAGCCATACATTGAGTCAGGCCTTGTCGTTGTTGCTCCTGTCACAAGACTTAACGAAAATCCTTGGGCCTTTTTACGCCCGTTTACTCTTCCTATGTGGGCAGTAACagcatctttttttgttattgttggaGCTGCAATATGGATTCTTGAACACCGTATAAATGATGAGTTTCGTGGTCCACCAAGGAGACAGATCATTACCATTCTCTG GTTCACCTTTTCGACGATGTTTTTCTCCCATA GAGAGACTACAGTTAGCACACTTGGTCGTATGGTGCTTCTGATATGGCTTTTTGTGGTTCTGATCATTACATCTAGCTACACAGCGAGTCTCACATCAATACTTACAGTGCAACAGCTTAATTCACCTATAAAAGGAGTAGATACACTCATCAGTAGCACTGGTCGTATTGGTTTCCAGGTTGGTTCTTTTGCTGAAAACTACATGACCGATGAGCTTAACATTGCCAGCTCCAGACTTGTGCCTCTCGCCTCCCCTGAAGAATATGCTAATGCGCTTCAAAATGGCACTGTTGCAGCGATTGTTGATGAACGTCCTTATATTGATCTCTTCCTCTCAGATTACTGTAAGTTTGCCATCAGAGGCCAAGAATTCACCAGATGCGGTTGGGGATTT GCATTCCCAAGAGACTCTCCTTTAGCAGTTGACATGTCAACCGCGATTCTTGGTCTATCCGAAACTGGAGAGCTTCAGAAGATCCATGACCGATGGCTTTCGAAATCCAACTGCAGCAGCCCGCATGGGTCTCAGTCAGGTGACTCAGAACAGCTCAACGTGCATAGCTTCTGGGGTATGTTCCTTGTGGTTGGGATAGCCTGTCTCGTCGCTCTCTTTATCCACTTCTTCAAAATAATCCGCGACTTCTGCAAAGACACACCTGAAGTAGTAGTAGAAGAAGCTATACCTTCACCAAAATCTTCACGTTTAACAAAGCTACAGACTTTTTTAGCATTTGTTgatgaaaaggaagaagaaaccaagcgAAGGTTAAAGCGCAAAAGAAACAACGATCATTCTATGAATGCCAATAGCATTATCTCGAGGACTGCATCTAGAAGACCCATATGA
- the HSK gene encoding homoserine kinase (homoserine kinase (HSK); FUNCTIONS IN: homoserine kinase activity; INVOLVED IN: methionine biosynthetic process, threonine biosynthetic process, response to fungus, response to bacterium; LOCATED IN: chloroplast stroma, chloroplast; EXPRESSED IN: 22 plant structures; EXPRESSED DURING: 13 growth stages; CONTAINS InterPro DOMAIN/s: GHMP kinase, ATP-binding, conserved site (InterPro:IPR006203), Ribosomal protein S5 domain 2-type fold (InterPro:IPR020568), GHMP kinase (InterPro:IPR006204), Ribosomal protein S5 domain 2-type fold, subgroup (InterPro:IPR014721), Homoserine kinase (InterPro:IPR000870), GHMP kinase, C-terminal (InterPro:IPR013750); BEST Arabidopsis thaliana protein match is: homoserine kinase, putative / HSK, putative (TAIR:AT4G35295.1); Has 6092 Blast hits to 6088 proteins in 1935 species: Archae - 296; Bacteria - 4868; Metazoa - 7; Fungi - 124; Plants - 47; Viruses - 0; Other Eukaryotes - 750 (source: NCBI BLink).) produces the protein MASLCFQSPSKPISYFQPKSNPSPPLFAKVSVFRCRASVQTLVAVEPEPVFVSVKTFAPATVANLGPGFDFLGCAVDGLGDHVTLRVDPSVRAGEVSISEITGTTTKLSTNPLRNCAGIAAIATMKMLGIRSVGLSLDLHKGLPLGSGLGSSAASAAAAAVAVNEIFGRKLGSDQLVLAGLESEAKVSGYHADNIAPAIMGGFVLIRNYEPLDLKPLRFPSDKDLFFVLVSPDFEAPTKKMRAALPTEIPMVHHVWNSSQAAALVAAVLEGDAVMLGKALSSDKIVEPTRAPLIPGMEAVKKAALEAGAFGCTISGAGPTAVAVIDSEEKGQVIGEKMVEAFWKVGHLKSVASVKKLDNVGARLVNSVSR, from the coding sequence ATGGCAAGTCTTTGTTTCCAATCTCCTTCCAAACCCATTTCCTATTTCCAACCCAAATCCAATCCATCGCCACCGTTATTCGCCAAAGTCTCCGTCTTTCGATGCAGAGCTTCCGTACAAACCCTCGTCGCCGTTGAGCCGGAGCCAGTTTTCGTCTCCGTCAAGACTTTTGCGCCAGCCACCGTCGCTAATTTGGGACCAGGGTTTGATTTCTTAGGATGTGCCGTCGATGGTCTCGGAGACCATGTGACTCTCCGTGTAGATCCCTCTGTACGAGCCGGTGAGGTCTCAATCTCGGAGATCACCGGAACCACAACAAAACTCAGCACGAACCCTCTCCGGAACTGCGCCGGAATCGCTGCTATTGCTACGATGAAGATGTTAGGGATCAGATCGGTTGGTTTATCATTAGATTTGCATAAAGGTCTTCCTTTAGGTAGCGGTTTAGGTTCTAGTGCAGCTAGTGCCGCCGCAGCTGCTGTGGCGGTTAATGAGATCTTTGGCCGGAAATTAGGGAGTGATCAATTGGTATTAGCCGGTTTAGAATCGGAAGCGAAAGTCTCCGGTTATCACGCTGATAATATCGCACCAGCGATCATGGGTGGATTCGTTTTGATTAGAAACTACGAACCACTTGATTTGAAACCATTGAGGTTCCCATCTGATAAAgatctcttctttgttctagTAAGCCCTGACTTTGAAGCTCCAACTAAGAAAATGAGAGCTGCATTGCCTACAGAGATTCCAATGGTTCATCATGTTTGGAACAGTAGCCAAGCAGCTGCTTTAGTCGCTGCTGTGTTAGAAGGTGACGCAGTGATGCTTGGGAAGGCATTGTCGTCGGATAAGATTGTGGAGCCGACTAGAGCGCCGTTGATTCCGGGAATGGAAGCTGTGAAGAAGGCGGCTTTAGAAGCTGGAGCATTTGGATGTACTATTAGCGGAGCTGGACCAACAGCGGTTGCGGTGATTGATTCGGAGGAGAAGGGTCAAGTCATTGGAGAGAAGATGGTGGAAGCGTTTTGGAAAGTTGGTCATTTGAAATCTGTTGCTTCTGTGAAGAAGCTTGATAATGTTGGTGCTAGGCTTGTCAACAGCGTCTCCAGATGA
- the PHT3;3 gene encoding phosphate transporter 3;3 (phosphate transporter 3;3 (PHT3;3); FUNCTIONS IN: binding; INVOLVED IN: transport, transmembrane transport; LOCATED IN: mitochondrial inner membrane, membrane; EXPRESSED IN: 20 plant structures; EXPRESSED DURING: 8 growth stages; CONTAINS InterPro DOMAIN/s: Mitochondrial substrate carrier (InterPro:IPR001993), Mitochondrial substrate/solute carrier (InterPro:IPR018108); BEST Arabidopsis thaliana protein match is: phosphate transporter 3;1 (TAIR:AT5G14040.1); Has 13958 Blast hits to 10117 proteins in 372 species: Archae - 0; Bacteria - 0; Metazoa - 6388; Fungi - 3631; Plants - 2533; Viruses - 0; Other Eukaryotes - 1406 (source: NCBI BLink).), whose amino-acid sequence MTRVKSKLDEELSSPWFYTVCTMGGMLSAGTTHLAITPLDVLKVNMQVNPVKYNSIPSGFSTLLREHGHSYLWRGWSGKLLGYGVQGGCRFGLYEYFKTLYSDVLPNHNRTSIYFLSSASAQIFADMALCPFEAIKVRVQTQPMFAKGLLDGFPRVYRSEGLAGFHRGLFPLWCRNLPFSMVMFSTFEQSVEFIYQKIIQKRKQDCSKAQQLGVTCLAGYTAGAVGTIISNPADVVLSSLYNNKAKNVLQAVRNIGFVGLFTRSLPVRITIVGPVITLQWFFYDAIKVLSGFPTSGGVKKPVDAAKLSV is encoded by the exons ATGACAAGAGTCAAGAGTAAACTAGACGAGGAACTGTCGTCTCCTTGGTTTTATACTGTTTGTACCATGGGAGGAATGCTTAGTGCCGGAACAACCCATTTGGCTATAACTCCTCTTGATGTCCTCAAAGTCAATATGCAG GTGAATCCAGTGAAGTACAATAGCATTCCTTCCGGTTTCTCTACTCTCTTAAGAGAGCATGGTCATTCTTATCTTTGGAGAGGTTGGTCAGGGAAGCTATTAGGCTATGGTGTTCAAGGTGGATGCAGATTTGGACTCTATGAGTACTTCAAGACACTCTACAGCGATGTGTTACCTAATCATAACAGAACTTCCATATATTTTCTCAGCAGTGCTTCTGCTCAAATATTCGCCGATATGGCTTTATGTCCTTTTGAAGCCATAAAAGTTAGAGTTCAGACGCAGCCTATGTTTGCAAAAGGGTTGCTTGATGGATTTCCAAGAGTGTATAGAAGTGAAGGTCTTGCTGG CTTCCACAGGGGACTTTTTCCGCTCTGGTGTCGCAATCTTCCAT TTTCTATGGTGATGTTCTCAACGTTTGAGCAGTCAGTTGagtttatatatcaaaagattATCCAGAAAAGGAAGCAAGATTGCTCTAAAGCTCAACAACTCGGTGTCACATGTCTTGCTGGCTATACTGCTGGAGCCGTAGGTACAATCATCTCTAACCCCGCAGATGTGGTTCTTTCGTCTCTCTACAACAACAAAGCCAAGAATGTGTTGCAG GCTGTGAGGAATATTGGGTTTGTTGGTCTATTCACCAGAAGCCTTCCTGTTCGGATCACTATTGTTGGACCTGTCATTACTTTGCAATGGTTCTTTTATGATGCCATCAAAGTCTTAAGCGGATT CCCTACAAGTGGCGGAGTGAAGAAACCAGTGGATGCAGCTAAATTATCAGTGTGA
- a CDS encoding Phosphoglycerate mutase family protein (Phosphoglycerate mutase family protein; FUNCTIONS IN: catalytic activity; INVOLVED IN: metabolic process; LOCATED IN: cellular_component unknown; EXPRESSED IN: 24 plant structures; EXPRESSED DURING: 13 growth stages; CONTAINS InterPro DOMAIN/s: Histidine phosphatase superfamily, clade-1 (InterPro:IPR013078); BEST Arabidopsis thaliana protein match is: Phosphoglycerate mutase family protein (TAIR:AT5G64460.8); Has 682 Blast hits to 682 proteins in 146 species: Archae - 0; Bacteria - 77; Metazoa - 0; Fungi - 321; Plants - 168; Viruses - 0; Other Eukaryotes - 116 (source: NCBI BLink).), with protein MDNEGIGLYPLHRCKTIHLVRHAQGIHNVAGEKDHSAYSSEDYFDAHLTPLGWQQVDNLRNHVRAAQLLNKVELVIVSPMLRTIQTAVGAFGGEEDTNGADATPLMVANAGSSDRPAISSLNSPPFLAVELCRETMGDHPCDRRRSVTEYKALFPAIDFSIIETDNDVLWKPSPRESLEEVAARGVEFIKWIWTRKEKEIAIVSHSGFLHGLLSSFGKDCCDDLKKELSIHLSNCELRSMVIVDRGNLGTDSAETTNYPGKVPEGLDNPSG; from the exons ATGGACAACGAAGGCATAGGTCTTTACCCGCTTCATCGTTGCAAAACCATTCACCTG gTGAGACATGCTCAAGGGATTCATAATGTGGCTGGTGAAAAAGATCACAGTGCTTACTCTTCGGAGGATTACTTTGATGCTCATCTTACCCCTCTTGGTTGGCAACAG GTTGATAATCTAAGGAACCATGTTCGTGCAGCTCAACTCTTAAACAAGGTTGAACTTGTCATTGTTTCCCCTATGCTTAG AACTATACAAACAGCTGTTGGTGCttttggaggagaagaagatactaATGGAGCGGATGCAACACCGTTAATGGTGGCTAATGCTGGGAGCAGCGATCGTCCTGCGATTTCTAGCTTAAATAGTCCTCCTTTCCTTGCTGTTGAGCTTTGCAGGGAAACTATG GGTGATCATCCTTGTGACAGGCGAAGAAGCGTCACTGAGTACAAGGCTCTCTTTCCCGCTATTGATTTCTcaatt ATTGAAACCGACAATGATGTTCTGTGGAAGCCGAGTCCAAGAGAGAGCCTTGAAGAAGTTGCAGCCAGAGGTGTAGAGTTCATCAAATG GATATGGACAAGGAAAGAGAAGGAGATCGCAATTGTATCTCACAGTGGCTTCTTGCACGGTCTCTTGAGTTCTTTCGGGAAGGATTGTTGCGATGACCTAAAGAAAGAGTTGTCTATACA TTTGAGCAACTGTGAGCTTCGCTCAATGGTTATCGTGGATCGAGG GAACCTGGGGACTGACTCTGCAGAGACCACAAACTATCCTGGGAAGGTTCCTGAAGGACTTGATAATCCTAGTGGCTAA
- the CPK6 gene encoding Calcium-dependent protein kinase family protein: MGNSCRGSFKDKIYEGNHSRPEENSKSTTTTVSSVHSPTTDQDFSKQNTNPALVIPVKEPIMRRNVDNQSYYVLGHKTPNIRDLYTLSRKLGQGQFGTTYLCTDIATGVDYACKSISKRKLISKEDVEDVRREIQIMHHLAGHKNIVTIKGAYEDPLYVHIVMELCAGGELFDRIIHRGHYSERKAAELTKIIVGVVEACHSLGVMHRDLKPENFLLVNKDDDFSLKAIDFGLSVFFKPGQIFKDVVGSPYYVAPEVLLKHYGPEADVWTAGVILYILLSGVPPFWAETQQGIFDAVLKGYIDFDTDPWPVISDSAKDLIRKMLCSSPSERLTAHEVLRHPWICENGVAPDRALDPAVLSRLKQFSAMNKLKKMALKVIAESLSEEEIAGLRAMFEAMDTDNSGAITFDELKAGLRRYGSTLKDTEIRDLMEAADVDNSGTIDYSEFIAATIHLNKLEREEHLVSAFQYFDKDGSGYITIDELQQSCIEHGMTDVFLEDIIKEVDQDNDGRIDYEEFVAMMQKGNAGVGRRTMKNSLNISMRDV; this comes from the exons ATGGGCAATTCATGTCGTGGTTCTTTTAAGGACAAAATCTACGAGGGCAATCATAGTAGGCCCGAGGAGAATTCCAAATCCACCACCACTACTGTTTCCTCTGTTCATTCTCCTACTACAGACCAAGATTTCTCCAAACAGAACACCAATCCAGCTCTTGTGATTCCTGTTAAAGAACCCATTATGCGGCGTAACGTTGACAATCAATCTTACTATGTTCTTGGTCACAAGACTCCTAACATTCGTGATCTTTACACGTTGAGTCGTAAGTTAGGACAAGGACAATTCGGGACAACGTATTTGTGTACTGATATTGCCACAGGTGTTGACTATGCTTGTAAGTCTATATCCAAGAGGAAATTGATATCTAAAGAAGATGTTGAGGATGTTAGGAGGGAGATTCAGATTATGCATCATTTAGCTGGTCACAAGAATATTGTTACTATTAAAGGAGCTTATGAGGATCCTTTGTATGTTCACATTGTGATGGAGCTTTGTGCTGGTGGTGAGTTGTTTGATAGGATTATTCATAGAGGTCATTACAGCGAGAGGAAAGCTGCTGAGTTGACCAAGATCATTGTCGGTGTTGTTGAGGCGTGTCATTCTCTTGGTGTTATGCATAGAGATTTAAAGCCTGAGAATTTCTTGTTGGTTAATAAGGATGATGATTTCTCTCTTAAGGCCATTGATTTtggtctctctgttttcttcaaacCAG GCCAAATATTCAAGGATGTTGTTGGAAGTCCATACTATGTTGCTCCTGAGGTTCTTCTAAAACATTATGGTCCAGAAGCTGATGTGTGGACTGCTGGTGTTATACTCTATATCTTACTAAGTGGTGTCCCGCCTTTCTGGGCAG AAACACAGCAAGGAATATTTGATGCTGTGTTGAAGGGATATATTGACTTTGATACAGACCCGTGGCCTGTCATATCCGACAGTGCTAAAGATCTGATCCGGAAGATGTTATGCTCTAGTCCTTCTGAACGTTTGACTGCTCATGAAGTCTTGC gtcATCCATGGATCTGTGAGAATGGAGTTGCACCGGATAGAGCACTTGACCCGGCTGTTTTGTCTCGTCTAAAACAGTTTTCTGCAatgaataaattaaagaagatgGCTTTAAAG GTGATAGCTGAGAGCCTctcagaagaagagattgcGGGTTTAAGAGCAATGTTTGAGGCAATGGATACTGATAACAGCGGTGCAATCACTTTTGATGAACTCAAAGCTGGCTTGAGAAGATATGGATCAACCTTGAAAGACACCGAGATCCGAGATCTTATGGAAGCG GCTGATGTGGACAACAGCGGTACAATAGATTACAGCGAGTTTATTGCAGCGACGATCCATCTGAATAAActagagagagaagagcatCTTGTCTCTGCATTTCAGTACTTTGACAAAGATGGAAGTGGTTACATCACCATTGATGAGCTGCAACAATCTTGCATTGAACATGGGATGACCGATGTTTTTCTTgaagacataatcaaagaagTAGATCAAGACAAC gATGGACGGATTGATTACGAAGAATTTGTTGCGATGATGCAAAAGGGAAATGCTGGTGTAGGGAGAAGAACAATGAAAAATAGTCTAAACATCAGCATGAGAGATGTGTAG
- a CDS encoding uncharacterized protein (unknown protein; FUNCTIONS IN: molecular_function unknown; INVOLVED IN: biological_process unknown; LOCATED IN: chloroplast; EXPRESSED IN: 20 plant structures; EXPRESSED DURING: 13 growth stages; BEST Arabidopsis thaliana protein match is: unknown protein (TAIR:AT4G35320.1); Has 42 Blast hits to 42 proteins in 10 species: Archae - 0; Bacteria - 0; Metazoa - 0; Fungi - 0; Plants - 42; Viruses - 0; Other Eukaryotes - 0 (source: NCBI BLink).) produces MSSSIMKTLQIRKPTSLPISSTTTDEPGLLRRRLSSLSLNLSRNQPSTVSRSKSVSDMGEQGGSSVKEWWEWSWSWILLKKLPIFFTDLEVNKNETKSSLGNQQRGSFIHVFFKLRSEIRRLLRPSSDSLPLSCKHGQR; encoded by the coding sequence ATGAGCTCCTCAATTATGAAAACCCTTCAAATTCGTAAACCAACTTCTCTCCCTATCTCTTCCACCACCACAGATGAGCCAGGGCTTCTCCGTCgtcgtctctcttctctttctctaaatcTCTCACGTAACCAACCTTCCACCGTCTCAAGATCCAAGTCTGTCTCTGACATGGGAGAGCAAGGAGGGAGCTCCGTGAAAGAATGGTGGGAATGGAGTTGGTCATGGATTCTTTTAAAGAAGTTACCAATCTTTTTCACAGATCTTGAGGTTAACAAGAACGAAACCAAATCATCATTGGGGAATCAACAAAGAGGTAGCTTCATTCACGTCTTTTTTAAGCTCCGATCTGAAATCCGCCGTCTCCTCCGTCCTTCCTCAgactctcttcctctctcttgcAAACATGGACAGCGATGA